One Trichoderma asperellum chromosome 5, complete sequence genomic region harbors:
- the NOP1 gene encoding Small subunit processome complex component (BUSCO:EOG092D3LSA) — MAPFTARGGRGGPGGGRGGGAPRGGRGGFSGRGSANGVRGRGGGRGGPGGRGGRGGPARGGRGGRGGARGGAGGMKGGAKVVIEPHRHAGVFVVRGGKEDGIATRNLTPGESVYGEKRISVDEAVENDDGTTTTTKVEYRLWNPFRSKLCAAIAGGADDIYIRPGSRVLYLGAASGTSVSHVADLVGPTGFVYAVEFSNRSGRDLIAMAAKRPNVVPIVEDARQPVRYRMVVPMVDVIFADVAQPDQARIVAMNANWFLKQGGGVLISIKANCIDSTAPAAEVFASEVQKMRAESIKPKFQLTLEPFERDHCLVAGIYTRGA; from the exons ATGGCGCCTTTCACTGCTCGAGGCGGTCGCGGTGGCCCTGGTGGTGGCCGAGGAGGTGGTGCTCCTCGTGGAGGCCGTGGTGGCTTCAGCGGCCGTGGCTCTGCCAACGGTGTTCGAGGACGAG GTGGTGGCCGAGGAGGCCCTGGCGGTCGTGGCGGCCGTGGTGGCCCTGCCCGTGGAGGACGAGGTGGCCGCGGTGGTGCCCGCGGTGGTGCTGGCGGCATGAAGGGCGGTGCCAAGGTCGTCATT GAGCCTCACCGTCACGCCGGTGTCTTCGTCGTTCGTGGTGGCAAGGAGGACGGCATAGCGACCCGTAACCTCACCCCCGGCGAGTCTGTCTACGGCGAGAAGCGCATCAGCGTTGACGAGGCCGTTGAGAACGACGACGGAaccaccactaccaccaAGGTCGAGTACCGACTTTGGAACCCCTTCCGAAGCAAGCTTTGCGCTGCCATCGCCGGTGGTGCTGACGACATCTACATTCGTCCTGGCTCTCGTGTTCTCTACCTCGGTGCTGCCTCTGGTACCTCCGTCTCTCACGTTGCCGACCTTGTTGGCCCTACTGGTTTTGTCTACGCCGTCGAGTTCTCCAACCGCTCTGGCCGTGATCTcattgccatggctgccaagCGACCCAACGTTGTCCCCATTGTCGAGGATGCCCGTCAGCCCGTCCGTTACCGCATGGTCGTCCCCATGGTCGACGTCATCTTCGCCGACGTTGCCCAGCCCGACCAGGCCCGTATTGTTGCCATGAACGCCAACTGGTTCCTCAAGCAGGGTGGTGGTGTCTTGATCTCCATCAAGGCCAACTGTATCGACAGCACAGCCCCCGCCGCCGAGGTTTTCGCCAGCGAAGTCCAGAAGATGCGTGCCGAATCCATCAAGCCCAAATTCCAGCTCACCTTAG aaccCTTCGAGCGTGATCACTGTCTGGTTGCTGGTATTTACACACGCGGCGCCTAA
- the RPL17 gene encoding 60S ribosomal protein uL22 yields the protein MVRYAATEIQPAKSARARGAYLRVSFKNTRETAQAINGWKLQRAVQFLENVKEHKEAVPMRRYAGSTGRTAQGKQFGVSKARWPVKSAEFLLGLLKNAEANADAKGLDTGALVVKHIQVNQAPKQRRRTYRAHGRINPYMSNPCHIELILTEGEEVVQKSDEVVGRERLTARQRAVRARKAITAA from the exons ATG GTTCGATACGCCGCGACCGAGATCCAGCCCGCGAAGTCGGCCCGCGCCCGCGGTGCCTACCTCCGAGTTTCCTTCAAGAACACCCGAGAGACCGCTCAGGCCATCAACGGCTGGAAGCTGCAGCGAGCTGTCCAGTTCCTCGAGAACGTCAAGGAGCACAAGGAGGCCGTCCCCATGCGACGATATGCCGGCAGCACTGGCCGCACCGCCCAAG GCAAGCAGTTCGGTGTTTCCAAGGCTCGATGGCCCGTCAAGTCCGCCGAGTTCCTGCTCGGTCTCCTGAAGAACGCTGAGGCCAACGCCGACGCTAAGGGCCTCGACACTGGTGCTCTCGTCGTCAAGCACATCCAGGTCAACCAGGCTCCCAAGCAGCGAAGACGGACATACCGTGCCCACGGTCGT ATCAACCCCTACATGTCCAACCCCTGCCACATCGAGCTCATCCTGACCGAGGGTGAGGAGGTCGTCCAGAAGTCCGACGAGGTTGTTGGCCGTGAGCGCCTCACCGCCCGCCAGCGCGCCGTCCGTGCCCGCAAGGCCATCACTGCCGCATAA
- a CDS encoding uncharacterized protein (EggNog:ENOG41), with translation MPLLGTPFSIDRLLGLHLFDSAFGPAQPPSNAANTAKQHPATTSAASRFASSASSPNVFKTGASSSSASSALALLGLVAKDSDPAPSPSPPAAVASPSVHIAAWPMAQLPVEIFEIITRYLTRADVQALRLVCREFEAKVSAQYFRNVVVPFRAELYTSLDDENNAAITSRLFSNGMRIFESFGPHILRFALSLELDEFILAYPPVKPAQEAIPAFWGIYRWPHETYHRYRDLEGLEQTADETDSMKKALRCLTKVTNIGLCCDAGLGFLVGPEHAVHKINNRDPVFDARDWHQDSRVKKGDTLVAVSDFNGVRRDLTSATAQHDNFKRRVLEKMISDAGFAGYYVHEAIDLLLETEGVTISEIDFDEREVNVDEQQQQLQQQQQEARISRRAQRQFQIQHLLQQHNAQPQPQPQPQPQPQQQQQQQQQHNNDVFDIFGFQVPNHHGGHFHLPLPPDDNGNETTTFGPPEEDAAFGIPNIPVMPPQPAPATRPPHIQPRPAQQEGQRQFTFEAATRQPLIPTNLTRAQKELLLELEWAHRAMIQSYVISIIDNARDGCFTNLTNVTIAKIPSAHIHILCHKELWENIPSIKTVSLAVIADWRKISKPSPGVVEDVHVSPVDAVGKVYRLLNDHIGRRPNIESLRFEWICGGEFARGPYQRNQYVLPAPFVESPDLMISPEGAKDTSRLLHLPFIKYLSLKNCWFAPHVLFQTTRYMALHSLEKLDLETVSISGPPTIPPQQPANPAPPAADDAGVPLHPLFPGVIGPVPVALFQQPAIPPVPEEPSVDRLALPDTFSWAGFCEHFSPGIKMRHLPRFRESSSSDTDGSSSKAEDLSPFLPDASKLKVDESRYGLSSISFKSCGYVFIDVRTLDIRAILPTEAQLGHAFANALRHDIFHSMQYSKDKFLGRIVPYMLPAEMKTLEHIFLFEQGWSKVYPEQVLDDAVTDGFDCPGMARFSGTLEGPGDAESLMMTE, from the coding sequence ATGCCTCTGCTCGGGACGCCGTTTTCAATTGATCGGCTGCTGGGCCTGCACCTGTTTGACAGCGCATTCGGCCCAGCACAACCGCCTAGCAACGCCGCCAACACTGCTAAACAACACCCCGCAACGACCTCGGCTGCCTCACGCTTCGCTTCTTCTGCATCATCCCCCAACGTCTTCAAAACTGGCGCGTCTTCAAGCTCTGCATCATCAGCCTTAGCCTTGCTTGGCCTTGTCGCCAAGGATTCCGATCCAGcaccatctccatcgccTCCCGCCGCTGTAGCCTCTCCATCTGTCCACATCGCCGCGTGGCCAATGGCGCAGCTACCGGTCGAGATTTTCGAAATCATCACCAGGTATCTGACCCGGGCTGATGTCCAGGCCCTCCGCCTGGTGTGCAGGGAATTCGAGGCCAAGGTCTCTGCCCAGTATTTCCGGAATGTCGTCGTTCCCTTCCGCGCCGAGCTCTACACCAGCCTAGATGACGAGAACAACGCTGCCATTACGTCGAGGCTGTTTTCCAACGGCATGCGAATCTTCGAATCGTTTGGCCCTCATATCTTGCGCTTCGCCCTATCGCTCGAGCTGGACGAATTCATCCTTGCTTACCCGCCCGTCAAACCCGCGCAAGAAGCCATTCCCGCCTTTTGGGGCATCTATCGATGGCCTCACGAAACGTATCACCGCTACAGGGATCTCGAAGGTCTTGAGCAGACGGCCGATGAAACCGACAGCATGAAGAAAGCTCTTCGCTGCCTTACCAAGGTTACCAACATTGGCCTCTGCTGTGATGCGGGCCTGGGATTCCTGGTTGGTCCTGAGCATGCGGTGCACAAGATCAACAATCGTGACCCCGTCTTCGATGCCCGCGATTGGCATCAGGACAGTCGTGTAAAGAAGGGTGATACGCTTGTTGCTGTATCCGATTTTAATGGTGTCCGTCGAGATCTGACAAGCGCCACAGCTCAGCATGATAACTTCAAGCGCCGGGTTCTGGAGAAGATGATTTCTGATGCTGGCTTTGCCGGCTACTACGTTCACGAGGCGATCGACCTTTTACTCGAGACCGAGGGCGTTACCATTTCCGAAATCGACTTTGACGAGCGCGAGGTTAACGttgacgagcagcagcagcagttacagcagcagcagcaagaggcaCGCATCTCTCGTAGAGCCCAGCGCCAGTTTCAGATTCAACACCTCCTGCAACAGCATAATGcacaaccacaaccacaaccacaaccacaaccacaaccgcagcagcagcagcagcagcagcagcagcataatAATGATGTATTCGATATCTTTGGATTTCAGGTGCCTAACCATCATGGGGGGCATTTCCATCTGCCTCTGCCCCCGGATGATAATGGTAACGAAACCACGACTTTTGGGCCACCCGAGGAAGATGCAGCGTTTGGGATACCTAATATTCCTGTGATGCCTCCACAACCGGCACCAGCTACACGCCCACCCCATATCCAGCCGAGGCCGGCTCAACAGGAGGGTCAGCGGCAATTCACGTTCGAAGCCGCCACCCGCCAACCTCTTATTCCAACCAATCTTACACGGGCCCAAAAGGAACTGCTTCTGGAGTTGGAGTGGGCTCATCGTGCCATGATTCAGTCTTACGTTATAAGCATCATCGACAATGCGAGAGATGGATGCTTCACCAATTTGACGAATGTGACCATTGCCAAGATTCCTAGCGCCCACATCCACATATTGTGTCACAAGGAGCTCTGGGAGAACATTCCCAGCATCAAAACCGTCTCTCTGGCCGTTATTGCTGATTGGAGGAAGATTTCCAAGCCTTCTCCTGGCGTTGTCGAGGACGTTCATGTGTCTCCTGTTGACGCCGTGGGCAAGGTCTACAGACTGCTGAATGACCACATTGGACGACGACCCAATATTGAGAGCCTTCGCTTCGAGTGGATCTGCGGTGGTGAGTTTGCGAGGGGCCCGTATCAACGCAATCAATATGTTCTGCCGGCTCCGTTTGTTGAGTCACCAGACTTGATGATTTCTCCCGAGGGCGCCAAGGATACTAgcaggctgctgcatctgcctTTTATCAAGTATTTGTCACTCAAAAATTGCTGGTTCGCGCCGCATGTGTTGTTTCAAACAACTCGTTACATGGCGCTGCACTCTCTTGAAAAGCTAGATCTTGAGACTGTCTCCATTTCTGGGCCGCCCACCATTCCTCCACAGCAGCCTGCAAATCCTGCCCCACCAGCTGCCGACGACGCTGGCGTTCCGCTTCATCCACTCTTCCCTGGCGTTATTGGCCCTGTGCCAGTTGCTCTCTTCCAGCAGCCTGCGATTCCTCCAGTGCCCGAGGAGCCGTCAGTCGATAGACTTGCGCTGCCAGACACATTTTCATGGGCTGGCTTCTGCGAGCATTTCAGTCCTGGCATAAAAATGCGCCACCTTCCTCGATTTCGCGAATCGTCCAGCTCGGACACAGATGGATCTAGCAGTAAGGCTGAAGACCTCTCTCCTTTCCTACCGGATGCGAGCAAGCTTAAAGTTGATGAGTCTCGGTATGGTCTCAGCTCCATATCCTTCAAGTCTTGCGGCTATGTCTTTATAGATGTACGCACCCTCGATATCAGAGCGATTCTACCAACGGAGGCCCAGCTTGGTCATGCGTTTGCAAACGCTCTTCGACATGATATCTTCCACTCCATGCAATACAGCAAGGACAAGTTCCTCGGCCGCATTGTGCCGTATATGCTACCTGCCGAAATGAAGACGCTGGAGCATATATTCCTGTTTGAGCAAGGCTGGAGTAAAGTATATCCTGAGCAGGttcttgatgatgctgtTACTGACGGTTTCGACTGCCCCGGTATGGCACGCTTTTCTGGAACTCTCGAGGGACCTGGCGATGCCGAGTCCCTGATGATGACGGAGTga
- a CDS encoding uncharacterized protein (SECRETED:SignalP(1-18)~EggNog:ENOG41) → MRPSTFLVSSLAIFGAHAAPALPKIDLKDVADPAAALDALSTYFNLIASKVQTSKVRPVAPICDLSKAQMPAMAGLPPPSAGLIPHHVAVGRGTQNYTCDTSNPSSAPVAVGALATLYNVSCIAATNQDLLEKVPAMVVNFDYDAVTSTGSLGPMALPPISGHHFFVDSTTPFFNLDTPTLDIGTVPTSKNNSAPAPPTAAKGPSGSSAVVWLKLLAKDGATGGIKEVYRVDTAGGSAPATCQGQPANIQVQYSAVYWFWG, encoded by the exons ATGCGTCCATCAACATTCCTGGTATCATCACTCGCCATCTTCGGGGCTCACGCCGCTCCGGCACTCCCCAAGATCGATCTCAAAGATGTAGCCGACCCGGCGGCAGCCTTGGATGCTCTATCAACTTACTTCAATTTGATTGCATCAAAGGTCCAGACGTCCAAAGTACGCCCCGTTGCGCCGATATGCGACCTGTCCAAGGCACAGATGCCTGCCA TGGCTGGGCTTCCACCTCCATCTGCCGGCTTGATTCCGCATCACGTAGCCGTCGGCCGTGGCACCCAGAACTACACGTGTGATACGAGCAACCCTAGCTCAGCCCCGGTAGCTGTTGGAGCCTTGGCTACTCTCTACAATGTCAGCTgcatcgccgccaccaaccAAGATCTGCTGGAAAAGGTCCCTGCCATGGTTGTCAACTTTGACTACGACGCCGTCACCTCCACAGGATCACTCGGCCCCATGGCGCTTCCTCCCATCTCTGGCCACCACTTCTTCGTCGACAGCACGACGCCATTCTTCAACCTGGATACGCCCACTCTGGACATTGGCACAGTGCCCACTTCCAAGAACAACAGCGCCCCTGCACCACCCACCGCCGCGAAGGGACCTTCAGGCTCTAGCGCCGTTGTGTGGTTGAAGCTccttgccaaagatggcgCAACAGGCGGCATCAAGGAGGTGTACAGAGTCGACACCGCGGGAGGCAGCGCACCAGCTACCTGCCAGGGCCAGCCCGCCAACATTCAAGTGCAATACTCAGCAGT GTACTGGTTCTGGGGTTGA
- a CDS encoding uncharacterized protein (BUSCO:EOG092D1SQB~TransMembrane:1 (o657-676i)), translating into MSNDTDGAVAQSSSPDAGGGNKFSHAISAWRNVDLTTLVSNLDNTASEIVTYQRDSTVQRKELAQKTKDFRKSDDATKLAEIKGLLKAYQTFIDLLTNHSKSVNSAFLKAYTSLSEAPDPYPLLEASVDSMLVSEDTLPKVTEENKHLQKSVSKLTTQLEESESRLQDERAARKELEDNLEAKVKEVETSWTAVLDEKKDNWEAKEKTLEEKVANQERLLSELKANYEVNQRLGKANSEEQDGQRSQALNAELEMLHVDLERTSSRLAEVEARNEQMRLELAQAKSSRQSQNISLEDDPGYMRMRSENSSLIRKLEAARVEKEGFKRDLDSKLRSVEREVALLREEKESLKEKVDQWGDYEEVKQELEVLKSIEFSTGDDDEAPHEIEGVTGKNDTLEKLLLARNKKLNDELTILRVSHQDLQRRLEDLQEDLSRTNGELEKAQKLNEKLESDLENLQAEGANAFPSGASVAGTYITRAQGRKGGRISPTSSIISGIDPRTAPGEREPMGGGSGILPMVMAQRDRFKKRNAQLEQELSENHRAVQQLRQEVAALQKDNLNLYEKTRYVSTYSRGGATTSSSSAYATNPNPSTVTIGGTGNPGMELNRYQKAYESSISPFAAFRGRESARAYRRMSLPERVVYSITRMVLASRTSRNLFAAYCVALHILVFFSLYWLGTADFESHASNFGSAAAAAAGAASGGGGVGGGAASGGGHGDWREDGFDG; encoded by the exons ATGTCGAACGATACAGATGGGGCTGTAGCGCAGAGTAGCAGCCCCGATGCTGGCGGAGGAAACAAGTTCTCTCACGCCATCTCAGCGTGGAGGA ATGTTGACCTGACAACGTTGGTATCCAATCTGGACAATACGGCGTCGGAGATTGTTACCTACCAACGGGACTCGACGGTGCAGCGCAAGGAGCTGGCGCAAAAGACAAAGGATTTCAGAAAATCAGATGATGCCACCAAGTTGGCAGAGATCAAAGGCCTTCTCAAag CATACCAAACCTTTATCGATCTCCTTACGAATCACTCCAAATCGGTGAACTCGGCATTTCTCAAGGCATACACCTCGCTGTCTGAGGCCCCCGATCCATATCCTTTACTGGAAGCCTCGGTCGATTCGATGCTAGTATCCGAAGACACGCTACCGAAAGTTACCGAAGAAAATAAGCATCTGCAAAAGAGCGTCTCGAAGCTTACGACGCAGCTCGAAGAATCAGAGTCCAGGCTTCAAGACGAACGTGCTGCCCGCAAAGAACTCGAGGATAACTTGGAGGCCAAGGTAAAAGAGGTGGAAACATCATGGACTGCTGTGCTGGACGAGAAAAAGGATAATTGGGAGGCCAAAGAGAAGACTCTCGAAGAGAAGGTTGCGAACCAGGAACGCCTATTAAGCGAACTGAAGGCCAACTACGAAGTCAATCAGCGACTAGGGAAGGCTAACAGCGAAGAACAAGATGGCCAGCGCAGTCAAGCCTTGAACGCCGAGCTTGAAATGCTTCACGTAGATCTCGAGCGGACGAGCTCTAGGCTAGCCGAGGTCGAAGCACGGAATGAACAGATGAGACTTGAGCTTGCGCAGGCTAAATCGTCGCGACAGTCTCAGAACATATCCTTGGAGGATGACCCTGGATACATGCGTATGCGCTCGGAGAATTCGTCCCTCATCCGCAAGTTGGAGGCAGCGAGAGTAGAGAAGGAAGGGTTTAAACGCGACCTCGACAGCAAGTTGCGATCAGTAGAGCGTGAGGTGGCTCTGctgagagaggagaaagagtcTCTTAAAGAAAAGGTGGACCAGTGGGGTGACTACGAGGAAGTGAAGCAGGAGCTTGAGGTTCTCAAGAGTATTGAGTTTTCAactggcgatgacgacgaggcgcCGCACGAAATCGAAGGGGTCACTGGCAAGAACGATACCTTGGAGAAACTCTTGCTGGCGCGAAATAAAAAGCTCAACGATGAGCTTACGATTCTTCGGGTCTCACACCAAGACTTGCAGCGCCGGCTGGAAGATCTTCAGGAAGATCTTTCTAGAACTAATGGGGAGCTAGAGAAGGCGCAGAAGTTGaacgagaagctggagagcgaTCTGGAAAATCTCCAGGCAGAAGGGGCAAACGCTTTCCCATCTGGCGCATCCGTTGCTGGCACCTACATCACTCGCGCTCAAGGACGTAAAGGCGGGAGAATATCACCCACATCATCCATTATCAGCGGAATAGACCCTCGGACAGCACCCGGCGAGCGTGAGCCAATGGGAGGAGGATCAGGTATCCTGCCGATGGTGATGGCGCAGAGAGATCgcttcaagaagaggaacgctcagctggagcaggagCTCTCAGAAAACCATCGGGCGGTCCAGCAACTACGACAAGAAGTGGCCGCTCTGCAAAAAGACAATCTGAATCTTTACGAAAAGACAAGATATGTGTCGACTTACAGCCGAGGAGGGGCTacgacatcttcatcatcggcCTACGCAACCAACCCCAACCCGTCGACGGTCACCATCGGCGGGACAGGAAATCCCGGTATGGAGCTGAACCGCTACCAGAAAGCGTACGAGTCCAGCATATCGCCATTTGCGGCGTTCCGCGGCCGAGAATCGGCCAGAGCATATCGACGCATGAGTCTTCCAGAGAGGGTGGTCTATTCAATCACGCGCATGGTTCTGGCGTCACGGACAAGCAGGAACTTGTTTGCCGCCTATTGCGTGGCGCTGCAtatcttggtcttcttctcgctgtACTGGCTGGGCACGGCAGACTTTGAGAGTCACGCCAGCAATTTCGgctcagcggcggcggcggcagcgggaGCAGCAAGCGGTGGAGGGGGAGTAGGTGGAGGAGCAGCAAGCGGTGGAGGCCATGGAGACTGGCGGGAGGATGGATTTGATGGGTAA
- a CDS encoding uncharacterized protein (BUSCO:EOG092D36TR): protein MTSNGPGGGASSPSSTMASPTVNAQPIDRSEGPFVLQPWVDSVPLSADGTDGDIKINCVEYFDGNLYVGTSAAELLHFVSIPPDPSDPSGRPVFIPASRLSPAFAENTTSRPGVQQILLLPRVGKACILCNGTVTFYSLPELSPVFGTKQVKNCGWIGGVDLNEEGLGDGATNTGETVTALLSLNRRIQVVRIDEDVRAVKNIDFAGSTLSVRRDSIACVADSKTYALLDVDRQLKIPLMNMSSLEENPNSAEFGHVQDIAKGAGGRSTSRSRAQPRSSSQSHNRSASLGTTGPSRDSPAPDSRGTSPRPPASQALSPPGQPSSPRPPEEHSSTPPPGDKPLPAPPPPSSPAPQIVTVFLKPHIASPTPEEFLLVMGTTPSEPGVGMFVNLDGDPTRPTITFDIYPELVVVDGNSSGASSSEDEDGYVFASMTKDVQGVPHSGIEIQSWSAGNEAHPEKQWLEADDASLSGRYGIRALTNSQETQSDEVVEKLSMRKFIPFPSSAEFSAPKSPTLKPSNSRTTLSIEQLSKEKELFERDADSQDGEPLPEGWEAARITEGEEFARRLAKSKTRVAVWRGNRIWWAVRNPLIVQLDKRLEIARQAAYNDKQDIDKRAIIMVLSAIRDREPKTELEFTTFGYIQQKAGVILLINLLLSAPDTEFSDDELNALQEVLVESKLDPRVILSLIPGVRNEIIEGRQGIWVYGGVKESPEAFLASPAFQNLYQEGIRGLPLKTLHFLRRYLHAWRKLKGFGSVLVEAEVFRTVDAALLLVLLELDRHSPKGLGKGGAVRAEIGALVDGGIDCLDRAVSLLESYHRFFALSRLYHSRKMSADVLATWKRVLEGEEDDAQELVDGEQRIRDYLAKINNQELVQEYGLWLANRNPRLGVQVFAEDKSKAPKFEPAKAVELLRAEAPGAVRYYLEHLVFDKGYETYVNELISYYLEVVMDDLKLDESRERVLAAYDAYRALQNPKPTYRHFLTENAPENDEVWQSRLRLLQLLGGPHEYDVAAIRERTDKLSGDLLVPEAIILAGRERKHEEALRLLVHKLGDYDTAVSYCLRGGATIYSPMQGRRDSVPEIEQQRRLFQVVFREFLAIDDVSDRVGQTSALLDRFGGWFEIDDVLALIPDRWSVDIVAGFLVGAIRKLVQEKNEAMMKRALSGTENLRVSYDLVVKIGEKGPKIEEAPSQE from the exons ATGACATCCAATGGCCCGGGTGGAggggcatcatcaccatcatccaCCATGGCTTCGCCAACCGTTAATGCGCAGCCTATAGACCGATCAGAGGGGCCGTTTGTGTTGCAACCATGGGTCGATTCAGTGCCTCTCTCCGCAGATGGCACTGACGGCGATATCAAGATCAACTGTGTCGAGTATTTTG ACGGTAACCTCTACGTCGGCACTTCTGCCGCTGAGCTTCTTCACTTCGTTAGCATCCCTCCAGATCCCTCCGACCCGTCCGGACGACCGGTGTTCATTCCAGCCTCCAGGCTCTCCCCCGCATTCGCTGAAAACACCACCTCTCGACCTGGTGTTCAGCAGATCTTGCTCCTACCTCGCGTTGGGAAGGCGTGTATATTATGCAATGGAACCGTCACATTTTACTCTCTTCCGGAGTTGAGTCCAGTTTTTGGGACGAAGCAGGTCAAGAATTGCGGCTGGATTGGTGGCGTTGACTTGAACGAAGAGGGACTTGGCGATGGAGCTACGAACACTGGTGAGACCGTCAcggctcttctttctctcaatAGGCGAATCCAAGTTGTTAGGATTGACGAAGATGTGCGCGCTGTCAAG AATATCGACTTTGCAGGAAGCACTCTTTCTGTGCGACGAGATTCTATAGCATGTGTCGCGGATTCAAAGACGTACGCTCTTCTCGATGTGGACCGACAACTAAAGATTCCTCTCATGAACATGTCATCTTTGGAAGAAAATCCTAATTCTGCCGAATTTGGTCATGTCCAAGACATTGCTAAGGGCGCTGGTGGACGAAGTACCTCGAGAAGCCGGGCACAGCCTAGAAGCAGTTCACAAAGCCATAACCGAAGTGCTAGCCTGGGAACCACAGGCCCGTCTAGAGACTCACCAGCTCCCGATTCTCGAGGAACAAGCCCACGGCCGCCTGCCTCACAGGCGTTATCTCCCCCCGGACAGCCATCGAGCCCTCGACCTCCCGAGGAGCATAGTTCAACTCCGCCACCCGGCGACAAGCCGCTACCAGCACCCCCTCCGCCATCTAGCCCAGCTCCACAGATTGTGACAGTTTTCTTAAAGCCGCATATTGCCTCACCAACCCCAGAAGAATTCCTTCTTGTCATGGGCACGACTCCTTCTGAACCTGGTGTTGGCATGTTTGTAAACCTTGATGGTGATCCTACACGGCCAACAATTACATTCGATATATACCCTGAGCTAGTTGTGGTTGACGGCAATTCATCAGGTGCTAGCTCgtcagaagatgaagacggctATGTGTTTGCCTCTATGACAAAAGATGTCCAGGGTGTCCCTCACAGCGGAATTGAAATTCAAAGTTGGAGCGCCGGTAATGAAGCACATCCCGAAAAGCAATGGCTAGAAGCAGATGATGCTAGCTTAAGTGGGAGATACGGGATTCGTGCTCTCACAAACAGCCAGGAGACCCAATCTGACGAGGTAGTTGAGAAACTCAGCATGAGAAAATTCATACCGTTTCCTAGCTCAGCTGAGTTCTCCGCTCCAAAGTCACCAACGCTAAAGCCCTCAAACTCTCGGACTACTCTCTCAATCGAACAGCTATCAAAGGAGAAAGAACTCTTCGAGCGTGACGCTGATTCACAAGACGGTGAGCCGCTTCCAGAGGGGTGGGAAGCCGCACGAATTACAGAAGGTGAGGAATTTGCTCGCCGCCTTGCAAAATCCAAGACGCGCGTTGCTGTATGGCGTGGCAATCGGATCTGGTGGGCTGTTCGAAATCCTCTGATTGTCCAACTCGACAAGAGATTGGAGATTGCCCGCCAGGCAGCATACAATGATAAGCAAGATATTGATAAACGCGCAATCATTATGGTTTTATCGGCTATTCGCGATCGTGAGCCAAAGACGGAGCTCGAATTCACTACATTTGGCTACATACAACAAAAAGCTGGAGTCATCCTTTTGATCAATCTCCTTCTCTCGGCGCCAGACACAGAATTCTCAGACGATGAATTAAATGCTTTACAAGAAGTACTAGTCGAAAGTAAGCTTGATCCTCGGGTTATCCTATCTCTAATTCCGGGTGTTCGGAATGAAATTATCGAAGGTCGTCAAGGTATTTGGGTTTATGGCGGTGTAAAAGAATCTCCTGAAGCTTTCCTGGCAAGTCCAGCATTCCAGAATCTATATCAAGAAGGCATTAGAGGCCTTCCGCTCAAAACTCTGCATTTTTTGAGGCGCTATCTACACGCCTGGAGAAAGTTAAAGGGCTTTGGAAGCGTATTAGTCGAGGCTGAGGTGTTTCGAACAGTAGATGCAGCACTACTACTTGTGCTACTAGAGCTTGACAGGCATTCGCCCAAGGGTCTAGGGAAGGGAGGTGCCGTCAGAGCTGAGATAGGTGCACTGGTGGACGGCGGCATAGACTGCTTGGATCGAGCTGTCAGCCTCCTCGAATCATATCACAGATTCTTTGCTCTGAGTCGATTATATCACAGCCGCAAAATGTCTGCCGATGTTTTAGCGACTTGGAAGCGCGTCCTcgaaggagaggaagacgatgccCAAGAGTTAGTTGACGGTGAACAAAGAATAAGGGATTACCTTGCCAAGATCAACAACCAAGAACTTGTTCAAGAATACGGTCTATGGTTAGCCAACAGAAACCCAAGACTTGGCGTGCAGGTATTCGCCGAGGATAAGAGCAAGGCACCCAAGTTTGAGCCCGCGAAGGCAGTGGAGTTACTGCGTGCGGAAGCTCCAGGTGCCGTCAGATATTACTTGGAACATTTGGTGTTTGATAAAGGCTATGAAACATACGTTAACGAGCTTATTTCATATTATCTGGAGGTTGTCATGGACGATCTCAAATTGGACGAGAGCCGGGAGCGCGTCTTAGCCGCGTATGATGCCTACAGAGCTCTTCAAAATCCTAAGCCAACGTATAGGCATTTCCTGACTGAAAATGCCCCTGAAAACGACGAGGTCTGGCAAAGCCGCCTTCGGCTACTTCAACTCCTTGGCGGCCCTCATGAGTACGACGTTGCTGCGATTAGAGAGCGCACCGACAAGTTATCAGGCGACCTGCTCGTCCCCGaggccatcatcctcgccgGCCGAGAACGCAAGCACGAAGAGGCTCTGCGTCTTCTAGTCCACAAGCTTGGCGACTACGACACAGCGGTGTCGTACTGCCTCCGCGGCGGTGCGACCATCTACTCTCCCATGCAGGGCCGCCGCGACAGCGTACCCGAAATCGAACAGCAGCGCCGCCTCTTTCAGGTCGTCTTCAGGGAATTCCTCGCCATTGACGACGTCAGCGATCGCGTTGGGCAAACCAGCGCTCTACTTGACCGCTTCGGCGGGTGGTTCGAAATTGACGACGTACTGGCTCTCATCCCTGACCGGTGGTCAGTCGACATCGTTGCCGGATTCCTCGTTGGGGCTATCCGAAAACTGGTGCAGGAGAAGAACgaggcgatgatgaagagagccCTTAGTGGCACGGAGAATTTGAGGGTGAGTTATGATTTGGTCGTGAAGATTGGCGAGAAGGGGCCGAAGATTGAGGAGGCGCCGAGTCAGGAATAG